tgtggtagaaactctaacatttgaagacgtcacattacattgacgtcacattatgacgtaagagggttagacgtcacgcgaaggaagtactgaaagtctcggtcattattattttgagcgggccgagactagttggcagtcgtgtccctgtaagtaggctacatgcagacagacagatctagatctagtgtctcgctttcttgcacagtttcacctatgctctttctctgtgtgtgtgtgtgtgtgtgtgtgtgtgtgtgtgtgtgtgtgtgtgtgtgtgtgtgtgtgtgtgtgtgtgtgtgtgtgtgtgtgtgtgtgtgtgtgtgtgtgtgtgtgtgtgtgtgtgtgtgtgtgtgtgttactgtttgtcgatttcttacgtgagccttgatggcttcgcctcttgttttaattgcaaacaacaagaaaagaaaatccTCGTCTTTCGATcattgaagaaaacaaaacgttcGTCAAATGAACAACTTTTGTTTCTAGATTAAAGCGGACCGGAGCCAACATCATCTCTTTGAAGGCTTGGCATGTTTTGAAACTGTCGCCCGgaggtgggttgttttttttcaaagctcGTCAGTTCTGTGAAAGAAGACAGTCAAGATCGCTGGTGCAAAAATAATCAACGGTTGTGCAAAGTTTTGAAAAAAGcgaatttatttttaaagtaACTGTCTGGTGTAAAAACTCTAAACAGAGAAACAACATCGATGACTCTTTCTAGAGGAGCTCTAAAAGTTAAAGGAGACATATAATACGtaagaaaaaagacagacagacagaaagagagaaagaaagaaaaaaagaaagaaagaaagaaagaaggaaggaatgtgagaaagaaagaaagaaagaaagacaattatttaagaaataaaagataagtcaACGACAACTTTGGGAAAAACACCAATCagataaatacacacacacacacaacacagaaaGCAAGCCAGAGCGTGAATCCCAGAGTAGCTGGGTAGGTTCTGGGTGCTAGTACCCAGCGCATTTTACAAAGCGTTGCAACTACTGAAAACAACTTTGATACCACAGAATAAACAAAAATGTTTGATGAGATATAAACAACCTTTGCAGTGACTGAGAAAACCTGACATGTTTGGAAAGATCATATAGACCGTCGAGATGCACTGTCCCTTTAATAAATGAAATTGCGTCTGATCGACTGACTTGATTGAGACAAGGCGGTCACGACACATGGTTTGTCGATGATGATGCTGGCCGGCGAAAGGGAGGATTAGAAGCTGGACGATGGTGTTCGTGTTGTGGAGATGTTTGGGCTTATCCCGAATGTTGCTGTTACTTCTTATCGTTTCCCGTTCTGATAGTGACCCTTGTCGGTAAGTTTGTTTTTGATCTTCCCTCATcttccatctgtctgtctcacagTGCCGtgatgtctgcctgtctgtccgtctgtctctgtctgtctgtctctctttctctctctctctctctctctctctctctctctctctctctctctctctcacactctctctctctctctctctctctctctctctctctctctctctctctctctctctctctctctctctctctctctacatgtacctaattaatttcataacatgacttatgtaacgatgctgcattattattatttgcaaCGTAGTTGTTCCATTGATTCCTCAGTTCACGGAATTTTTCTTTCCTCGAAGTTGCACacgtttttgcttgattgatacagttttcattatgcctttgacaatgatatgtcatgttcgcttgtatgtatatttttgtttgtttttttagtctgttaatcgtttgcttgttcatcgtttgttttttattacttctttaattgatattccaacatttttaaaacgtattatcattagattaaaccctcctatgggcgagggctggatgtaaaaaagcacctgtttgcttatgccactaccctcgtaaataaagaatttgtcattgtctctctctctctctctctctctctctctctctctctctctctctctctctctctctctctctctctctctctctctctgcccccccctctctctctctctttctcgttgtTGATGCTGCTGTTTTTGAATTTTCTCTAATGTCTGGGTGActtcgtttgttgttgttgttgttgttgttgttgttgttgttgttgttgttgttgttgttgttggtggtggtggtggtggtattgtTGTCGTAGACAGCAACGAAggcgacgatgacgacgacgacgacgacgatgatgatgatgatgatgatgatgatgatgatgatgatgatgatgatgaagacgacgatgataatgatgacgtgAGTCATATTCGAGCACCGACAATACAATAAGCATTTCCTGTCATTCTCACGATTGTCTTGAGACCCTGCGTCAATGCCATCGACATTGTTGTGTTTATAACTATTGATTTGGTAAAGACAACGTCCGTCGCGTCTCAACGATCGGATACATTGATCGTTGAGACAATCAACGATCGGATACacaactttctgagcgtgtttttaatccaaacatatcatatttatatgtttttggaatcaggaaccgacaaggaataagaaaaaaaaaaaaaaaaaaaaaaaaaaaaccgatcGGATACAGCGCCACAGATCTGGTCAGGCACTGACAGTGGGTAAGAGTATCAATCcatttgaacacataccaaacatcagccgtttgactgctttctgtgcagtgttggattttttcagatttcttTTGTAACTGACACTTATATCAATCAgttaaattaaaggcacagtaagcctcccgtaaaccatcacatatactgtcaggcttttacacacagtacaaacaccctttcatttaaacgatcaccgcttgagaacatcctaggtgccctccgtaaagagcgagcaattttcaaagaatttatttttgcgtggtttatcttacccctgagccatcgtgaacccgtgtgatccagtttccccttttcacaatgtagtcgtcagttagtaatttgaatgcgactcgatgtgagcttatctgcaatagcacgttattatgtacctctgactatgcacgaaacaaacggctgtggttcacaagaactctcgcgatggcttttgactgttcagaggaactggcaataggcataaaccgtcgtctgctacgagaaccacgaccttgcgtgaccctgcttccgggcttttcttttttcaaactttcaaaacttcgaattgtactgatcttgtcttgaaaaaagaattcttttattatttaagaatgtttgtgcaacaagctgtcaatttattatttagattttaaaagttaggtctagcgccaaaacgcaccacggtccgattgtctctgagacaatccgcaaaatgaattctttgaaaattgctcgctctttacgtagggcacctataggatgttcccgtttggtgagcgttcaaatggaagggtgttgtACTGTGTAtaaaagcctaacagtatctgtgacggtttacgggaggcgcactgtgcctttagaTCAACCTTGTTCTGTTTATAACCATTGATTtctgaatgattgattgattcacaTGGCGCATCGCCAGAGGacgattttgttgtttgtgccCAGTAAAATACTTTCACCAAGTACTTGCTTCTAGGAAAACACAAGTTTCTCCTTCAGAAACTGTATTTCAACCATTTGCTTTATGTTCCATACAGATgagacccccttttaagaccccccaatttaagacttcctcccttttaagaccctgttttatcctacatatgtgagagagacaccagtgagataataatcgtgtatatatcatgtaaatgaggtcatgtcaagcaagtctggcagggacctgtttttccactgcttatgatgccaaagtcaccgagacaaacgtcattatagaaacaaaaattgcgctcgctaattaccctcgatgaatctttagaacgaacacgtcacgccacactttcagagtgacgtgtcttagctttgacgtaatagattgcacgaggctttagaagagatcgaggttccaaaacaagcgtcttaaatttagctgcctcgtctacaggacattttcagtaaaatacacgtaagtacagtatgtaggataaacagaatactacatggcttgctgtgtcgtaccagatttacactcgttgctttttcgctcgcagttcaatatttaaaaaaaccaaactcgtgtaaatctggtacgacacagcaagccatgtagtattctctatttctcAGACTTATtgatcataacctctgtcaatataccccaattttgagactccctcctttctaagatcttatttttcagatttttagacGTCTTAATAAAGGGGGTTAAATCCACTTTATCAACAGCAATGCTCTCCTTTCTCGTTTCTGTAATTGTGAAGGGTTAATGTTATCTCTCTGTATTAACCGCGCCTgctttatttggtgttaaaaGTGACCTAATTTAAGAACAAATTGCGTTTGGGGGCAACCTCGTTACGGGTACGAGAATGACGAGGGCATGCAGATGTTATACTATTCTGGAAAAACTCTTTATCTCATTTTTATGCTTAAAATAAGAATATGCGGCTTGCACTGTTCCCGAAGCGCGACACATGCACGTACTATAGTTTGCTTCAATATACTTTGCAAGTACGACAAATATTAAAATCAATAGGGCACAGCTGTCTTAAAAGCCTTGATTGATCAATAATTCATTTACcatgctttttttctctcacaaaaTACAGGTTTTAAACAACTCGGAGACATGCACGATTTTTACTGTCAAAGATTTTCGTCCTGAATTTTGGCAACAAAATTCTCACAGAAAATAATGCATACATCTTTCTTTTGACAGAGTTGGAAAGTGGTTTCAAGACCCGaccttcaaaaactgccttccTGCAGATGTTTTTTCGACGTCATCAATTGCTGTCGATTCAAAACTACGATGTGCTTCGCGATGTCAAAAAGATGCCGGGTGCAACTCCTTTTTCTACAATGACGTCAGCAAAATGTGTGTACGTCAGTGGATGATCTACGTATCTACTGATAAAACGGAGTTCGCTTTTGGATGGCGATATTTCAGATTTACGTCAGGTAAACTTAAATTGAATGAAGTCGCGATCGTTACATGTATAATGTTGATCGTTGTAAATTCAGAAAAGATCTTACAGAGGAAATCTTATCCTCTCAATTTGCTTAACTTGctcttaacaacaacaaaagccatTTTAACTGCCCTTTTTGTTACTAAATAAACTGAAAAGATGCGGTTTCGTTACATCTGGTTGAGAAGAAAAACATTGGTGCGGTCATTTTGTGAACGAACGTGACATTTGAAGCTAGCCGAACGGCGACCGAACGCATGCTTTTTCTTCGAAACAATTGTATAAGACCACATTATGAACACTTTTGACGCTCATTCTGTCACTTAGGGCCTGATATCTTTCGATTCATTCTTTGCATTCATAAAAGTGACTTCCACCAGATGCAATAACGGCACTGGATAGTGAGCTTTGAATTTACAACGTCAAAGTTCAAGACTACCTCCAACTAATTAACATCAGCCTTTAAATATGGAGTCTGACACAGGACATGATGAAGTACGCTGACGTTCTTAGTAGCTCTGTTAGCTTCCGAGTGAACATGCATGTAGGCTCAGACGTCAGTCGAGTTTGAGAGTTTCGTTTGATTTTCAGAAATCAAAACTGTCAAATTTAAAAGCTAAATATTTTCAGAGAGGAAAAACAATGTTAGTTTAGGCTTTACAAATTTAAAGAGGTAATACACAGCCGCATATTATTTCTGATAATTGCTATATTTATGCAGACTCCTGTCCCAGACTGCACAACATTGCTGAGCACGAGAACTACGTCATAGACCGCGTAAGTGTGACGTGCTTCAGAGTTGTGACGTCACGGTGGTTGCCATGGGTAGCTGCGCGAGCTGCCTGCAGTAGCAACGGCGACAGGCTTGCCGTACTGAAGCCCGTGGAGAAAGCAAGATTCGTCGTCGTCTTCCTcaaaataaacaaaggtaaagtaTGAGGTGTTCGCATCCACAACATGCCAGCCTAAACTCACTGGGAAATATTTGCCCGATGGCACGGACATAGACGAATTCCgttgggtttgtatgtgttgtgggagagtgaccttttcatGCAAAACCTCGATCACTAGCGAGGGAAGTGTCGGAAACATGTGCTCccgtccacgtgtttccgacacactcctcgctagtgattggcccctccacg
The sequence above is a segment of the Littorina saxatilis isolate snail1 linkage group LG3, US_GU_Lsax_2.0, whole genome shotgun sequence genome. Coding sequences within it:
- the LOC138961797 gene encoding uncharacterized protein; translation: MCVRQWMIYVSTDKTEFAFGWRYFRFTSDSCPRLHNIAEHENYVIDRVSVTCFRVVTSRWLPWVAARAACSSNGDRLAVLKPVEKARFVVVFLKINKVFTKFSSSFVIGASRPQHLWNTSLPASGPDLVWENGQRVNYTATAPFWYKDRPNNKDNTDNVLGMKADKNFLWEDLKESAERVYICERLLSLG